From Glycine soja cultivar W05 chromosome 4, ASM419377v2, whole genome shotgun sequence, the proteins below share one genomic window:
- the LOC114408179 gene encoding uncharacterized protein LOC114408179 yields the protein MCSATDYKIKSIGGMCILIQMWAWERCTTLAPKRTPPIMENKPLGHRWLRRGNQHIGNDDLIVFRRKLDMMKRHEFVWEPYPATVMSMLPPICLVGSVAWCAVVPLICFHVVEWHQPDRVLRQFGMQQPIPESPSQPQNIHGLTLKGKQDENWFQLLGPFISQWNNRAEFRVDIYPRQEGLLSFNSDYMVWYRRKTKMFVDPNNANTATLGEVTETLQYMVSPQGRNTWTVDDLVPYVEKLAIISQEQERITEPVAHGPASERRFPPQQFHMLQSSVETRGFDRRREIVHGEDLSQQMDQRGHGMYYTPPTFAQYPSQMYQYPFEDHDTDMSASEHSFGGVTETHPHFSWPTMTPSQQHHVPMATPNAPLGPQWDVPGAIPDMGDILGVDLRHEFSAEAEQEGRRQRARRNPDRQARRWDRPCSTSSRHHGHHNE from the exons atgtgcagcgccaccgattacaaaataaaatcaatcggaggtatgtgcatcttaatccaaatgtgggcatgggaacgctgcacgactttggctccaaagagaACTCCTCCTATAATGGAAAACAAACCACTCGGACAcag gtggctgcgacgtggaaaccaacatattggcaatgatgatctAATAGTTTTCCGTCGCAAATTAGATATgatgaaacgacatgag TTTGTGTGGGAGCCTTACCCAGCAACTGTTATGTCGATGTTGCCTCCCATTTGTTTGGTTGGCAGTGTGGCGTGGTGCGCAGTGGTGCCactcatttgtttccatgttgtagagtggcaccaaccggatagggtgttgcgacaatttggaatgcaacaacctattccaGAGTCTCCTTCGCAACCACAGAATATCCATGGGCTAACGctgaaaggcaaacaagatgaaaattggTTCCAGCTGTTGGGCCCCTTTATCAGTCAGTGGAATAATCGAGCTGAGTTTAGGGTCGACATTTATCCTCGACAAGAgggcctattgagttttaactcggattacatggtctggtataggcgaaaaacaaaaatgtttgtcgacccaaacaatgcaaacacggctacattg GGTGAAGTTACCGAGACATTGcagtatatggtgtcaccacaagggcgaaacacatggacagttgatgatctcgtgccatATGTGGAAAAGTTAGCGATTATATCCCAAGAGCAAGAGAGGATCACTGAGCCTGTGGCACATGGTCCGGCATCAGAGCGTCGATTTCCCCCACAacagtttcacatgcttcagtcaagtgttgaaactcgagGATTTGACAGACGAAGGGAGATTGTTCACGGGGAAGATTTATCGCAGCAAATGGACcagcgtggccatggaatgtattacacgccaccaaCATTTGCTCAGTATCCTtcgcagatgtatcagtatcctttcgAGGATCATGACACTGATATGTCTGCAAGCGAACATTCGTTTGGTGGTGTTACGGAAACAcatcctcatttttcatggccgacCATGACCCCTTCGCAGCAACATCATGTCCCAATGgcaacacctaatgccccattAGGTCCGCAATGGGATGTACCCggagcaatacctgatatgggtgacatattaggtgttgatttgcgtcacgAGTTTTCTGCAGAGGCTGAGCAAGAAGGGCGGAGACAGCGCGCAAGAAGAAATCCGGATCGTCAAGCCCGTAGGTGGGATCGACCTTGTAGCACATCCTCGCGCCATCACGGACACCATAATGAGTGA